The genomic stretch GAACCCCAGGCACTCACCTCAGTGGTGACCTCTCGCTCAGCAGCAAGGTCTGTCTTGTTGCCCACCAAAGCAATCACAATTTCATCGGGAAGGAatttcttctccagctcctccagccacaCCTTTGCTCTGCTGAATGTTTGCTGGAGAGATGGAGACAAAACCACCCAGTGATCTGGTTTTGATTTAATCCCTTTGTCTCAGACCAAGCTGGTTGGGTGGCACTAAACCAAAGAGGGTGAAAGAGATGTGGTGGGGAGGTTCTGATTGCCCTTCTCAGGGAAACAAATCACCAGCCCTCAAACACATTTAGGGACAAATCACCCTTGGATGGGGGGCATGGCAGCAGAAATCAGCCCTGGGTGGTGGCATGGTCCTGCCAGGGGCCTTACCTTCTTAGCAATGTCGTAAATGAGGAGGGCAGCATGGGCATCCCGGTAGTACAGGTGACAGACACTCTGGTACTTCTCCTGGCCTGCCGTGTCCCAGATCTCAAACTTGACAGTGGCCTCGTCCAGGTTGAGTGTCTGTGTGAAGAAGGAGCCTGCAGGCAAGATGCAGGGTGTGTGTTCACTTGGAGCAAGAGCAGGGAGCTCAGGTCCCCTGACCTGAGGCCAAACCCATCCCAAGGGTCAGTGAAGATGTTCTAATGCACAGAATCCGGGGGGGGGCGGTACTTCTTGTGATCACTGGCACTGGGCTGACGTGGCCCTTCCTGGCAGCAGATTTGCGTGGATGACACCAGGTTTGATGTTGGATAACTCTGAGCCTTGCAGAAGAGCCCCCAGATAGAGAGACAGCTCCACCCGGCTGGTGGGCCAGAGCTCTGAATGGGAATATCCACGGAAAGGGCTCCCACTGGAGGAGAGCCTCCACCCCTGCGCCTGAGGAGCAGATGGCTGCTTGTGGACCAGCCAGGGACAAGGCAGAGGGACAAGAGGAGAAGTTCCACTTTGCTCTGCTCCACCAGCTGGCTCTTCAGTACAAGTGGGATCAGAGCCTCCGTGCCTGCTGTGCCTTCTTAAGGCAAAACCCAGGTGAGTCACGTGAAATTAACTTATATAATGTCTAGGGGCTATAGGACTTAGGCAGGGGGGATTgaaactaggtgatctttaatgCAAACTGTTCTAAAAGACCCTCCTGGGGTGCCTGAATAGCTGGGAGGGCAGCACAGCATGCAAAGAGGTGAGCTGCACAGTTTGAATCCCAGGGTTCACTCATTCTGCTGCTCGCCTGCTTCTAAAAAGCAGCACTAAGCCAGACTTGTGTGATGTGGCTTTTCTTGTGGCCTGGTGCTGAGGAAAGGGGCGGCAGAGATGTGAAGAGCGAGGTTCTGGCTTTTGGGCAAATCTGCATCATGTTCCAGAGTGGGTCTGTACTACTGCAAGATGGACCAAGCAGTTCTCCTGCatcccaccctgctgcagggaagTGCATCAGGCCTGGCCTCTGGCCCAGAGCCTTCGAGCTGTTGGAGCCGCTCACTCACATCCCACGgttggcagcagctccctgaagTCATTTTTCACGTATCTGTAGGCCAGGCTGGACTTCCCCACGGACATGCTGCCCAGCAGGACCACCTTGTACATGTAGGAGGGACGAGGCCCCTCTGGGGACGTGCCCGGTGTCACCGTCAGTGCCATGTCCTGCAAGGAAACCAACTCTGTTCAAGGCACATCTGCAAGTGGCCCCAGGATCAGCTGAGccgcctgcagcagctccagcacagcagcagcagggcaggtgggGCTTAACTTCAaaacaggctggaaaaaaatccttaataTCATTAATTGCAAATTTAATGCGTCAAAGCATCCGCCACTGTCAGTTACGACCAGAAGGTGGAGATGTTTAGGAAGAAACTGGATGCCAGAAGCCTCCTTGGATGAAGGCAAGGAGACTGGTGCATCTCCTTTAAGGGGACAAGCTGGAGGAATTTCCTGGCAGAGGGAAACCccttctggctgtgctttgCTCTCCAGCACACCTCCTTCCCCAGAGTTCTGGTGAAGAGCTCGGGCTGATGTCTCACATTTATCCTGGTTAGAAGTTTTATCAGGAGAGCCTCAGGAGTGAGAAGCCCTGGcctgagcagccctgaggagcagcagcacacaaaTCAGATGGCAAATGCTCCTGCACCCAGGGTAAAGACCCCCAGGCAAACCAAGCCCCTGGAGTGCCACCCCCATGTCACCCTAGGGTGTGGCTGGGGCCACTCCGTGCCCAGGGATGGCAGGGAAACACAGACCCAGTGACAGTGATTGCCTCAAACGTGACCCGaagagagctgctgcagagccttggctgtgccctgggcagagGCTGGTCGGCGGGAGCCCTCCTGGGTGGCCCGTGCAtcccctcctcccagccctgaggTCAAGGAAGTGCCACTGCCCCGCTGCTGGTGGGGACTGCCAGTGCAGGGCAGCAAATAACACTCTGCCTTGCTTTGCCCTGGTTCCTCCTTGCAGAGCTCCTCCTCTGAAAACACTCTGCTCATGTGAGCAGTTataaaggagagaggaaagttCATAGGGTGTTGGACCGAGCAGGATGCCAGGGTGAGCACTGCTGGAATGGGGGGCTTCTCTCCATGTGGGAGAAAGCCCTGGTCAGGCAGACAGCAGGGATCTGCAAGATTTATAAGGAAGATTTGGTGCAATTTCTACCTCAGGACCTCAGGAATCTGGCTGTGGAACTTGGCTGGCGAGCAAGAAGTACCTTTACAAAGACACCTACAGCAGCACCAGCAATGGagctccctgctctctgcagctccctgccctgacAAAAGCCCCTTGTTCCTGTGAGCTGCTCATCCCACGTGTCTCCCTTATTTTGCCTGTCCTCCCTCTGCAATCTGGCAGGCTCCAGACCTTTAACTCTTCATTAAGGCTGCCATTAAGAGTGTTCCTTGGCTGAACCCAGGCCTGTGTCTTTACATCCAAGTAGTTTTTCTGCTGGGTGAGATGGGCTCTAATCCCCTTAAAAAACACAGGTAACATCACCTCCCCCAGCTCATGCAGCCCTGTGATGAAGAGCAGGATCACAGTTTGTGCAGAACACCTAGTTAGACATATTtttcaagcaggaaaaagatAAGCCCTGCGGCACAGCAGAAATGTGCTCCTTACGGTATTGATTGCATACATTTGCCTCTTTGTAGGCTGGAAATAAGACTGCCATCCATTCTGGGCAGTTATTGTCAGTGATAAGCCATAAAACTCTCTAAGGAAGCAAGAAGCTACTTGAAAACCACCCAGGATTGTCTATATTAAACACAGATTCTCAtcatttccctctgctgctctctgttcAACCTTAGAAAGTTGGGTTGATGCTGGAACAAAACTCACCTGAGATTTACTGCAATGAGCTTTGCCAAAGCTCACTTGaaactattttttccccatgttaAGAGGCAGAGGGTGAGTCTCCCTTCCCACCTGAGGAGGATGGCAAGGAAGCAAAACAAGTGGCTTTGTTCCCATTCAATGGAAAACAGGATTTAGGGGGAAATGGTGGTGGGGTTgccctcttttttttattggaaAAGGAGAGTACAAAGTAAAACCCTGCCCCTTGCTAGATAAGGGGCTATGGGAAAAGCATCCAGATATCTCCTGTGATCAATTTGGAGAGCAGCCTGGGGAACAGCTGAGGTGATGCAGGTCCTCTCCTTGTGCCAAGAGGCCACACTGAGGGGCAGGGAAAGCTCAACCTGTTCATATCCAGTATAGtcagagaaaataaaccaaTTTATCTTCAGTCAGCTGTAAAAATCCTGCTGGTAGATTTAGTCTCCAGATACAGCTTATATTTTGTGGCAGTTGTGTCTAACAGCAGATATTAGGGACAGGCTTGCTTGATTCTACACTTACCTTGAAGGTGAGTTCCCAAACAGCCACACCACCAATCGTTTCTCACTTCCTAACAGAGGATTAAACATTGCTGCACCCAGGAAACTGTGTTCAGCATCTTTAACCTGGGCTGGAGGGATCTTGGTGTGTTCATCGTTGGGGATAAGCCTTCTATTTCCAAaggaaagcagtaaaaaaagaaaagtcatgCATACCTTTGGGGATGGAGTCAATGACAAGTCTTATTTAAAACTCTGTTTAGCTGCCTGGGAAATTAATGTTGTTTAAGTGTAATGATGTCTAACTGGTGTCTAAGCTTTTCTAGGTCCTAAAACCATTAAAACCATTTGCTGAGTCTCCACAGAAGTGAAACAGTGATCCAGAACAACAATTAATAACCACCTCAGAAAAATTACAGGACTTCAACACCTAACTGTGTAAGTCTGCAGTATTTAACCCTGCAGGTTTTGGACGTGATACTTTAGGTCCCTTCAGATTTAAATACTTAATTTCCCCCCCATACACACAAGGTAGTTGTCATGCACCTACCTCCCCAGTTAACTTCTATCATTCAGCTCAAAGCTCTCCTCTGTTTTTGGGAGCCTCCTCCTACCTGCTTAAGCTCCGGCTTAAGTAGGAGCACGGCCACTCGGAAAGTTCACTTAAGCCAGGGTTACCACGGGACGCAAAAATCCCAACTGCAAGGACTTAATGTGTAAATATTAGATTTACACTGTGATGATTTCTCAGAACAAACAGCTCCCCTCAAAGCGGAGGGGAAGGGAATAAGGATCATTAACCACGCAGGGAAGTAAGGCAGCAATAAACGGGACCGCTGTGGGAGAGACCGGGAGCTCTGCTGAGACCTTCACAACAGCTCTGGGAGGAtgggggcagggcagagggctTCCTAAAACCTCTTCTCTTGGGCAGGGATTCACTGAGGACCGTGCCACCCTTCGTGCACCCTTCGTGCCTTGGACGTGAGGCTGCTCCCGTGAGGATGAGTCTTTCCGGAGCTTGCCTGGGAAAGGCACCTTGGAGAGGGCGGGTCGGGGCTGGGGGCCTGCCTGGTGAGGAATTGCTGAGCAGAGGATGCCTTTACCTTCCCGAAGCCTTGCTGTCCTCCCAGGGTTCCGGTCCGTGTGTCAGGGGTGGCAGGATGACGGCCCCATCCGTGTGTTCGAGCCTCTCCGTGTCGGGAGCAGCTAAAAGCGAAAGCGCCGGCTGCGGGAGCGGTGTCAAAGGTGAGAGGCAGCCCGAGATCAGTGAACCTTAGACCTGACACCAGGTCTAAGGTCTGGCAGCCAGACAGGACGGCGCGAGGCTGTTGTCACAGTGGCCATGCCCCCAGcacccctccatccctccctccgtccttccctccccacctcccacGCTGGGGTTTGGcggtgggtggatggatgggCGGGCGGACAGACAGACGGATGAATGGGTAGGTGGGGCTTTCCCCATGTCTTGGGATCCAAGAGCAGCCCAGCTACCAAGGAAATGGGGGTGAAAGCACCTCGGACCCGTCAAGGTTTGAGGACCAGGGAGGGCTGGGTGTGGCCGGAGCCATGGCATATCCGGGATCTGTCCTTCTCCGGATTTTTATAACATGGCGGTTTCTGCTGACGAACATTAGGCCTGCCTTTGGTCTTGTGCCAGGTACAGGCTCAGAGATCCCGGGCTTGGGATTGCAAAGGGGATTTCTTCTGTGGCAGAAGACGTGCCCGCTTGTCTGGCAAAATGCTTCAGCTGCAAGACAGCTGCTCCTGAGCTTGGCAGGTACAAAGTGAGCAAAACCGGAGCATTTTACTGCCTGTTAATTAAGGTAATATCTGGTTACCCCAGGCAGCTGGGGCTTCAGTGTTTTGAGGAAGGCTGCTCTTGTTAAAGCTTTAATATCTTGAGAGAGAAATCACAGCATGTTATATTGCATTGGGATAACGGGTCTGGAATGAGAATGGGATGATCTGGTAATTAAACATCTGAACGAAgataattctgtgtttctgtcgCTCTTCTTGTCATAGTCAGTGTCTTTCCTTCAAGTAAGATATCTGGAAGTGAAACAGACTTAGCAAAATCTAATCTTAATGGTTATAGAGAACAGGGTGAAAAGCAGAAGTCCTACAAGAAAGCTTAAAAACAATATCATCCtagttttgaaatgaaaaatgtgtctTGTGACTTCCAAGGCCTAAGCACTGCAGTTCAATTACTTCCCATTTCAGTGACGAAAAGCCATGCATAGTTTACCTTCCCGGGTCCTTCccatcagctctgcagaggctAGAGCTGGATTCGGAATCCTTTGAACACAGTTCCTAACAACCCTATGAATATATGTAATTTTTCCAGCCCAGAAGCAGTTTAATGTACTCCCACCCCTTTCTCCTACAACTTGTTTCCCAAAGGAGCTGATCTaaagccttattttttttttctaggactTTGGATTAGTCAGTCCTTCAGTTTGAGTCTCTGTGACCCTGTGCACAGTTGCACTGGCATAGCAAGGGGGTAGGAAGGTGTTTCAGGATTttggaagggctgggagcatGGATACCTTGGGCTGGGGTTGCTGCAGCAGGAATCCTTGCCCACAGCAATGACTTTACCCACTGGTTTGGACCTACAGGCTCTGGTAGCATCACGCACCTAAACTAAGCACCAAATTTTTAGTAGAAAAAAAGCCTGGGAGGCTTTGAAGCCTTATGAAAGGCTGGCTTTGTCACTGCTAAGAGAAGCTGCATTCTCAGGATGTGCTGCTCTGTTATTTTCATACCAGCCTCCTCTGCCCGAGCAGGTGTCACATCTCAGAGGCCTTTGTGAAGGGCTTTTCTGAAAGAAGATGGTGGGGGTGAGGTGCCCAAACAAAGTGCCGTGGCCTGGCTGGTGTAAATACCCTGGAGGCCTGGAGAGCCCAGGGAGCGTGTCCCTtgtgtgggctgggacagcctcCCCCGGAAGGCTCTTCTGCAGCTCCCCCCACTAGAGGGCACAGCTCATCTACCATTTACGACCGCGAGGTTGCAGCTGCCCAGTCTCATTTCTGAACTGGGCGGCCAAACAGACACCACCAGTCCATGAGAGATGGACCGAGGTCTCCTGCCAGAAGTGTGTCTGGACAGCCAAGCTTCTCTTGTTCTTTGTTCTCCAAACAACTGGAATGAGAACGTCTCTGATAAGCACCTTTGCAGTGCCAGGGAGCCAGAAGTTTTTCCCGTGTATCTCTGTCTGCTTGCCTGCTTCTTGTGAGGGAAAATATCCAGGATGGTCGGGATATTTTCTTCAGTGGCGAGTGGTTTGCAAATAGAGACTGTGGCTGCATCGATACTGGATGGGTAGAGCACCTGGAGTGTCCTGCACAAAGGGATGCACCTTGCTGTGCTTGTGCAGTGAAGGGTTCCTcacttgaaataaattttactgGTAAAAATGGGTCCTGGGCTGTTTTTCCGAGGTTTAGGgactgcatttcattttatgcTCGCCTGATGTAATTACATCATGAGAATTTGGAGGACGGGTCTGGCCACAGGAGTGGTGTGGATCAGATACAGCTGGAACCCCTTTGCGGACATTCCCCCACTGCTCCACCtcagcctttttcttttatttttaactgtgaaGGAAAGGGTGATGTGTCAGTGGTGCACAAGAATGCCAGAGCAGGTCAAAATAAAACTTCTAGGCTAAGCACGCAAGAATAATTCCAATAATCTTGTATTTCTGGCTCTGCCTGCTGTGTAACTTTGAGCAGGAtgcctctcctttcccctttctctgaATTAAAGGAGGCACAAGCACACAGATCTTTGTGGGGCAGTTTAGGAGCTCCTGGAGGGCTCTTTTTCAGTGGTTGTGTAGCACTTGGTTCTCCCTGACTGTGACTGCTGTGAGGAAGCATCGATATGGGCACTGTAAATCCTCCCTTGCTTAAGGAAGAGTGGTTGtgtgggaaaggcagcagagtCTGGCAATAAGGGCACTACCCTGAGCTGAAAACAAAGACTGAAGCCTCAGGTTTGCCACTTGTTTGCTGTCTGCCTGTGGGAAGAgttattttttctcccctgactTGCTTCTCCCCGTCTGCTTGGCTCATCCACGtggattccatgtgctccctgGTGTGCCCTGTGCAGGCAGCCCAGCGCAGGAGGTCTGATCACTATCAAGGCTCCCACACTGTTGAAATGATGCTTAGACTTTGTGTTGCCCAGAAATTATGCTCATCTTCAGCATTTTTGGTCCTGCATACCACTAATTTGTTCCTGATGGGTCAGTTTGTATCTGAAAAACActctcattttgtattttttcaagaACAAACACCTGAGACCACGGTCAGCAAAATGAATTCGAAATAATCAATCCATCCAGAGGTCACAACAAATGATGTTCTCAGAACTGTTTGCCATACCTGTGCTGTTAAACATGCCATCTCTTGTTTGTGTGCTGGTTTTCATACAAAACGTGGCTAAGGAGTTAAATCACAGAACAGAAATGCTTGAAATGTCCTGCTCTTTGCTGTTTCCCGTTCTCTGTGTGTGATGAAGTAATGAAAACCCAGGGTAGCTCACTAGTGATcatgatgccatgatgattttttgccttttcttttatatcccTTTTATACCTTGTaatttctgtattcttagtgttttctagcctacattcttagacttactttgttaagctaggagactaaacatcttagaaaccccagacaccaaggtgctctccagaacacattttgtaaactaagataggACCATCCagggggaaggttccttggggagggggctcacttgagcctctcattggggaatctttgatagatgtgCTAATTAGTAAGGTCTATAATGTTATACTCGATCGATCGTGTGTGTGCATTGCGGGGCGCATTCTGGCCCATTCCACCTGGGCGTGGTGCAGCTAAGGATCCTTATaataaatacagaggtaaaagccttttctcccttctaaccgtgtctGACTcctgattttaagaccaggaaaaagcATCAATCATACAGGCAAAGTCTGGCACCACTGCCATGGAGCATTAAAAGATCATTTTGTTGTGAGAGGAGGAAGGGTTGTGCCTTTGCTAGTGAAAAAACCATTGAGATCCACACTGGTACAGTGATAAAAagttaagaaatattttaaggatTGGTGGAGTTGTAATGGTGAACAGATCATTCACACTGTGGCTCAAAACTGTGAGCCTGCCCTGAACTGCTTCAGGCCTCTGAAATGCTCGTCTTCCTGTATTAATTATTAACATTACTAAAACACTCCAGAGATTGGCCTGGAAACATTAAACAAGCTTAATATTAATAGCTCCCAGATGATTAGTGATGGTGAACATTAGCATGTGTTAAAGACTGAGGAGGGAAAATAACTACTGACTACAATAAACATTTGAAGTGTGGTGGCATTGAATTACAAAAAGAATACAAGTGTGAACCACAAGAAAGGCTTTCCTACAGCATTAGCGCTTGAAGAGACAGGTGAGATTGTTTTCACCTCTGAAATCACACTTGACAGGTCACAATAAATAGCCTTGAGGAATGTGCTGAGGTTCTTGCCATGTGTCTAATAAGTAAAGCGCAGCTTGTGTGAAAAGTAAGTGTATGTGGCTTGCTCGAGTAAAGACGTCTGCATTGAAAGGTTTGCTTATTTCAAACTTCACGTTCTCTTTTCTCAGCGGACCTTGGCCAGGAGGATGCTCCTCCACAAGTCCAGCCCACCTTGCCAGGAGAGCTGCCACACAGAGACCTTTGGCTCTAGGTTGGGTACCCAACTTCAAAGGAAAAGTCGGCTCCTGAGGGCTACGGAAGTGAAGGAAATGGTTCTGTGAAACAAGAGATATTGTTATCTAACAAGGCACAGGTTTGGCAGCATTTTACATGATTAAAGCATTTAAGCACTCTCTTCCATGTGCAGGGTCTGGTGTCTACCCTGAGCTCCACGTGCTGCTTTTTTGGCAGTGGGGATCACATCTGGGATGGACCTTGACCTCTGAGAAAAACTTGGTGGCAGCTGGCCAGCTGGCTTCAGCTTTTAGTGTGGGACTGGCAGAGTGATCACACGTTCCCTTAGGAAAGCAGGCTAAAAATGGCTGTCAGTGGTACCTTTCCAAGCAAAGGGCTATAGAGGAGCTCCATGACAGGCAGAAGTTGCTCAGTAATCTCCCCCAGAAGCGTTTCATCTCTCTGTGTTTGCGAGCCAGCTGTATCAAACGcaactgaaaatgttttgcctgtgcttggaaagagaaatatttaagcAATGCTGTCTAGCACAGACTTGAAAAGCTCATGTGGGTGTAAATATAAGCTTAGTTTCCCTGAAGTCCCCACCCAGCTTTGGGGATGCCTAGCCCAGAAAACGTCACAGGGCATTTTATGACAGGTTTTGCCTCTCCATGGCAGCCAGGCCTGTGGCCACAG from Corvus hawaiiensis isolate bCorHaw1 chromosome 7, bCorHaw1.pri.cur, whole genome shotgun sequence encodes the following:
- the RAB17 gene encoding ras-related protein Rab-17, which encodes MALTVTPGTSPEGPRPSYMYKVVLLGSMSVGKSSLAYRYVKNDFRELLPTVGCSFFTQTLNLDEATVKFEIWDTAGQEKYQSVCHLYYRDAHAALLIYDIAKKQTFSRAKVWLEELEKKFLPDEIVIALVGNKTDLAAEREVTTEEGEEFARTKGLLFMETSAKSNHQVNDIFMCVVQELLRREKEKASKPSPHGRSTVDLRASGARTRCCRS